ACCAATTTGAAACAAGCCGCTTCTTttacagtaattatttttagggGCCGAATTAAATCGCCCCTTAATGGACCTCCAAAacgtttaatacatttttttcatttcaacccgagttatttgaataaaaatagtgtcttaagttttaaataatacctGATACCCATGGCAAGCCCCTCTTCCCCGTAATGCCTTCCACCACAACAAAAGCTTAGAAATATCTTATCTCAAGTTTTAGatcctaaatataatatagtttctacaagataaaaaatgttgtaCATGGTCAATTGGAAGAACTGTCTGTTTTGGTTTTTCCGGTTTCCTGTTTGTTAGTTCTCCAGAACTTTAAAAGGTAAAATCTGGCATGACTATATCAGAAAACTCGTTTTTCAACTTACGTACACAtctcagaaataaaaaatatgtatattcaaTTACAAAAGTATTCAAACATTATATTGCCACTAAAACCCCTGGATTTTGTGTCTTATTTAATGATAAGCCTAATCATGATCCGCCTATTGTCGCTGTTAAAATTGTGATTAACATAATGGACAGTTCTCGGGGGGTCATGGGCCCCACGGCGCGGCCCAACTCTGTCGCTGTACGAACATTTTTTATCTCTATTTGTTTCGAGCGGAGCCGCTGTTTGTCAACGTTAAATTTCCGTTATATTTTCATTTGGGTCTCAATCGTCTTCTTCCTTGGTCCTGCTTCTACTCTTACCTTTCGGGTGCACTTTACATATGTGTCTTTGTAGATCTTTCAGTTTGAAATATCTGGAATAGGGATATGTATGTTCATTTATATTCTAACTCAATTTTCCAGCAGAAGGTTACTTAGTGAAGGACACACACACTTTTACTTTCGAGGGGGTGGGCCGGGATGCAAGTCCACTTTTAACCAAATATATTCCATTCCATCATATGATAGACGGCGAGCATGTCGCACTATCGAACAGAATTACCAGACTGAGCTGATACGGAGTAGTAAATCCCAACCTTACCCGCCCCGGGTATCGAATCCGACACTTTAGAACGGCAGTCGTACTATACGACTACACCACTGTAGCAGATGGACTTCAACATTAAAGGTTTAGGGTAGCTGCTCTGGACCATCACAATCGAATGTCATCGACTAATATGTATTTACGGCACATTTTATGGTGGCAGCTCTATTATAACGGAATGTAGTAACAGCACCAACACGTCACCTGCTCGGGCACTGCTTGCAGATGAACTTGAAGTCCTCCGGGTTGCTGTGGGCGCGGAGCTGGTGGCGGTCGCGGATGGACTCCGTGGCGAAGTTGCGGTGACACACCGCGCACTCGTGCGGCTTCGACGTGCTGTGCGACTGGAACGGACAGTTACTGCGGTCAGGTGCTGGCTTGGGCCTCACACATTACTAGCGAGATGGTGTCTCTTGTATCATGCGAGGAACTATTAGTGTATATAAAAGAAATCGAAATTCAAAGCAAAGAGGATGAGTTACTATTGTTACATGTTAATTCAGTGAAGAATTTTTATGCGGATAAACGCGAAGACGGGTTATATTGGTAGTAATGCGGATAAACGGAggaaagattttatatttttataagcgtTCTCTCTACATTTACCGCTAATAGGGTGAACAGAGATGTAACTAATAGACCCATATAATCTGTTTTGGTAATCTACTGGATACCAGTCTGATTACTTACCACTCTCATGTGCCGTCTGAGACTGGAGTTGCATCCGAAGGTGCTGTTACAGATCTCGCACGAGAACGGACGCTCGTTTCTGTGGGTGCGTTCGTGGAcctagaaataatataaataaagattagcATCGTAATCCTGATTTTTGTTTATAGACTTATTTTGTAGAGAGATCTATGACGAAATTTATTTACCTAGATACGGCAAAGTTACTTCATTTAATCTTTGACAAAAAGAACATTACTATACAAGTACATTAGTACTTGTATACTAatcttttttcttctttatatttttttatgtttggtacaataaagagtaataaatctacactattatataaagctgaagagtttgtttgtttgtttgaacgcgctaatctcaggaactaccggtccaaactgaaaaattatttttgcgttggatagccctatgttcgtggagtgctataggctatatatcatcacgctatacccaatgggagcggagcactaatagctaatctcaggaactaccggttcaaattgaaaaattgtttttgtgttggatagccctttggtcatggagtgctataggctatatatcatcacgctatactcaatgggagcggagcagtaatagctaatctcaggaactaccggttcgaactgaaaaattctttttgtgttgaatagccctttatttgtggagtgttataggctatatatcatcacgctatgactaataggagcggagcagtaatggctaatctcagggacaaccggtttgaactgaaaaaatatttttgtgttggatagccctttgttcctggagtgctataggctatatatcatcacgctatgaccaataggagcgtagcagtaatgaaacatgttgcaaaaacggggaaaatttattaattagttttgagagcttccgctgcgtgcgctgcgtaaacggttaaagttatgcaccaatgatgtatgacgggattgttccactttaaaagttctacaaaaatatatgataaaacaaagtcccccgctgcatctgtctgcctgaacgtgttaaactcaaaaactacccaacgtattaagatgacatttggtatggagacagtttgagaccctgggaagaacataggctcccaggaaattatacagcgtgacttttataacggaaaactttagcccgaaaaactttataacgcgggcggagccgcgggcaaaagctagtaaataaataaattagtatgataaaattatttttacctgTAGCGTGTAGGATTCGTAGTATCCCTTCCCACAATAGGAGCAGCTGAGTGTGGGACCTCGGGACGCTCTCTCGTGGGATTTCATGTGCATCTTCAGTAGGGTTGGTGAGCCGAACTTTTTCGGACATTCCGCACATGCGTGAGTCTTTTCCTAAggataaacaatttaattatgaaaaattagttcatgacttaataatttttaacccGTTTTTTACTACGTTAAATAAATTGAGAATCgagacaaaatactcatgactTACACATGTATATGGATTACCACGGACGTAAATGAAGACATGCGGATAAAATTAGATGAAATGTGGAAAACGAGAAATTCGACATTATCAACGTAATAGGTAAGGTCAAACAAATAGATAAGGTTTATAACGTACCAGATGCGTGTCCCTGTGCTTGTCGAGCGAGTGTTTGTACTTGAATCTCTTGGGACACTCCGAGCACTGGTAGGGCACGGCGGGGGCGGGCCGCGGCCGCGCCGGCCGCCGCTCCAGCGCGCGGCTCGAGTGCGTCCTGCACACAATACGTACAatacttgtattataaaaagttatacaaatattcataattataaaaagtatgtacACATATTCTAAATTTGTGATAGATTTTTTACCCGTCCGCATAGCCAACATAGGGAGATTTTACAAAATCCATTACAGTGTCTGAGTTTAAGAAATGTCTTTGTGCGATTAGACAGTATACATCTACTATGACCAAAAATAAACCTTTGGTAGCATCATGTTTAGATAACACTGTTTACTGTTTAGTCCAGTTAACTAACAACGGAATCAAACCCCGAACCTTCGGCCCAGAAAGGCTTCAAATACACCAACTCGATAATCCAACTCACCTATGCCGATGATTCTTCAAACTGGTCttcgtattaaatattttatcgcaGTCCTTGCAAGAAAACTCCTCGGGGACGGACTTGTCCTTCTCTCCCTTCTCCTTCTTCCTCAGCTCCCTCTGGCGCGCCAGCTCGGCTTTCTTGTTAATGCCAAACGTGTGCCACTTGGCATGGATGAGGAACCGTTTCGGATGGCGGAGTAGGAGGTTGCAGTGTGGACACTCGTAGTATTCGTGTTTTGAGCCTGAATTtagataaaaacttaattaGTAAACtgttaggataaaaaaaaattgtgagggtatttgtgatactttttactataaaaccctgagcgtttgacagcgaaatacgtatcaaatagaggaaccttccccccccccccctatgTGATAACCACATCCCTACGACTTGTAGTATTGACAAATATATCAAAACTTTTGCGTGATCTTTTGGAAAAAAAACCTTCTTTACGCTGTTCTAACACCATTAAGAGAGGGCGAATTATTTATCAGTTAAACTAGACACACTATCTATAAGCTAAACAATAAAGAATAACATTCGTTTaatcatttggaaaaaaaaccattaagaactttgaattacaaacaaCCTAAACCTGTAGTACTAATATTACTTGATAAGGATTAGAGTAATATTTCGTAGACCATACATATAGTTACGCTAGCTCAGTTAGTGGAGATTACGCTTGGAAGTCAAAGGCTATGGTTCAAAACCAAGTTGATTATAGTTTCGTGTTAGAGGGAGAGagcgaataaaataattatttctgaattatattataaaattatagtaatagtatagatatttagagcaaaataaaaagtttgatGTCGCTTAGAAACAATTGCGTCGGAGGGAGCGAACCGCGTTAAAgagactaaaaaaaatatgatgattTATCAATCATACGTTTAGTTCAGTAAGTGACCAtcacaaattgttttttttttacgcagTACAGCACTATTCCCGACGATAGTCAGTTAACAAGACCTTTGAGGTCAATAAAagcttgatatttaaaatatactttttacgtAGCATAACGAAGATCTGTAAATTCCGAAATAAACAGTTTTACTGaacaaaatttttgtctgtttttcCGTACCAATAATGGTAcggaaaaacaaaaattttgtgtACAcgaagttaattataattaattattatattccggAAATGTGAATGTGGGAAATGTGCCTCTCGCGAAAAGAATCTCGATCAAATGTATAtaagaaaacataaatacaatacaGAACACCGAACCCGCACCAATCGTGGATGGCGCTAAATACAAGCCTGTGCAAACAAACCAGAGCCGAGAACAAACGTTtgttactaaacaaatataGCTGAGAATCGATCCCACAACAGCCGGTGCGGCGTGCGGGGAATTGGACCAACAATACATTTAAGAATGTCacggtggtgtagttgttttGCGTGCGCTATACGCCTACAGGTCTGAAGCCTCGGATTCAAATCCCTGGTcgggtaaaattataattttcttatatcGCGATAGGCTTATCACGGCATGCGATGTAACACATattatggcgaaaagtgggtgccttggttgtaCCTTCGGTGTAATAGGCATGCGTGTGTTATTCTCTAGTACCCAATATTATGTTCCAAAATTTGAGACCCAATGACTCAAAGTAACTGTTGATCTAAAGGCCAATctgtactttaatattataaaaatacgatttattACACCAATACACACATTACAAATCGAAATAAGATAATTACttgacaattattattaaatttgaataaacatgaCCAAAAATTGCTCTTTATATCACAAATTAGTCTCATTACCTAATGTTTTTCAATGAACCATACAACTCACACAGAAAGacaattaagtttatttattccaGTAACTATTCACAATTATTCACTCAGGTCTAATGATTATATTGTAGTATGTAATATTTCTCCTTTATCTAATCTGTATTTTCCAGCTGTAGCATAGTGGGAATAGTAACAGATTTGAATCCCATCCCTAAGTACTTAGCTTTTTTTAAGTTAAGACTGTAccaatactattttaaaaaaaatactcattttaACAGTGAAGCGCGCTGTAACATTGAAAACATGCAAAACCCCACATATGTGAGAATGCTACATTAGAACATATTCGTTTGGCATTACACATTAATTAGAAGCATTCATcactttaacaataataaaactagaAACAAAATTCATAGATAAATTGGGAGGAACATTACCATTCTTCAGAGCTTCTGTAGCGTCCTTAACACTGGTCTCCGCATCAGCAATCACCACACCACCAACATCATCCCTCTGCACTGCATGCTGATCCTTAGCAAATGGGTTAGAATAGTCTGTGATTGTCCAACTTGGCTGTTCCTCTTTGATCTCCACAGTTCTATCAA
The sequence above is drawn from the Manduca sexta isolate Smith_Timp_Sample1 chromosome 28, JHU_Msex_v1.0, whole genome shotgun sequence genome and encodes:
- the LOC115446399 gene encoding zinc finger protein 582, with product MLHNSGPYGPPDTPVNMGAPLNMSQLNGLNLVNNLGKISQDAPHAAAEHYTHTSYPHYGSSTLNMSSQINQFANYHNPGVHSNFSIQNSPLIENSPWHSGMLSMNLNLQHEHNTNMLNFHQNYDKKSHGMHESCHNGLPLNVPQLHSKDYFRHSMNYDNSHYNVSSKPTENNLSVKNTERSQLDNTRRRSLENTVKLIENILLNTTAKSREQADPPAPAPAMDFPKQDKPIQPIPTIEPQKQQDDDLNEIIDMTERNMKSFYDKDTRDSSQDTYQSTQDSQYKVEESQESTSNMSKDTELKESMSEEGSTEDEFDRTVEIKEEQPSWTITDYSNPFAKDQHAVQRDDVGGVVIADAETSVKDATEALKNGSKHEYYECPHCNLLLRHPKRFLIHAKWHTFGINKKAELARQRELRKKEKGEKDKSVPEEFSCKDCDKIFNTKTSLKNHRHRTHSSRALERRPARPRPAPAVPYQCSECPKRFKYKHSLDKHRDTHLEKTHACAECPKKFGSPTLLKMHMKSHERASRGPTLSCSYCGKGYYESYTLQVHERTHRNERPFSCEICNSTFGCNSSLRRHMRVSHSTSKPHECAVCHRNFATESIRDRHQLRAHSNPEDFKFICKQCPSRYFKLKDLQRHICKVHPKGKSRSRTKEEDD